One genomic segment of Spirochaetota bacterium includes these proteins:
- a CDS encoding long-chain fatty acid--CoA ligase, whose translation MNHVTMPDNLVEMIEGSIARHSGRNWAGTKNKKTNRYEWITYGEGGRRIDNVRAGLAALGIGRGDSVGIIGNNSAEWAIAYYSTLGLGASFVPMYEAELRETWKYIINDSGVKALFVANGKIHDAIMEWKRETPRLQSIIIIEGEGKDSLARLEETGKAKPVKSVHPDPDEVASLIYTSGTTGEPKGVLLTHRNIMSNVHAISKAFPMIDETDRSLSILPWAHSYGQTIELNFGSSLGGSTGFAEKASTIIDDILLVRPTILVAVPKVFTTIYTGIQRKINQRAYPIRALFERGLSVARRKRLGDKRRGFVDRMMFKLADSLVFKKLRRGFGGNLRFFISSGASLSSDITGFFFDIGLPVYEGWGMTELSPAAAMNSPLGYRIGSVGRVIDGVTIGIDRATTGPESREGEIIIHGPNVMKGYHNKAKATAETLTADGGLRTGDMGYLDDDGFVYITGRIKEQFKLENGKFVSPVKIEEEIKLNPIIDQVFVYGLNMAHNVCLIYPNTEELLKLARGNGFAGGADDAMKSDMVRGLIVKTIEEELADKVGSYEIPRNCLLLSEGFTLENCMLTQSLKLKRNEIIKRYKEEIDSLYTRPASCRANEWPDIKLDSVPVKV comes from the coding sequence ATGAACCATGTAACGATGCCTGATAACCTTGTGGAGATGATAGAGGGGAGCATTGCCCGGCACAGCGGAAGGAACTGGGCCGGCACGAAGAACAAAAAGACAAACCGGTACGAATGGATCACCTACGGAGAAGGGGGGCGGCGCATTGACAATGTCCGGGCCGGGTTGGCCGCCCTGGGAATCGGCCGGGGCGATTCCGTAGGCATCATTGGGAACAACTCCGCTGAATGGGCCATAGCCTATTACTCGACCCTGGGCCTCGGCGCCTCCTTCGTGCCCATGTACGAGGCGGAGCTCCGGGAGACCTGGAAATATATCATCAACGACAGCGGCGTGAAAGCGCTCTTTGTCGCCAATGGAAAAATCCATGACGCGATCATGGAATGGAAGCGGGAAACGCCGCGCCTCCAATCGATCATCATCATCGAAGGAGAAGGAAAGGATAGCCTGGCACGCCTTGAAGAGACGGGGAAAGCGAAGCCGGTTAAATCGGTCCATCCCGATCCGGACGAGGTGGCCAGCCTCATTTACACCTCCGGCACCACGGGTGAGCCCAAGGGAGTGCTCCTCACCCACCGCAACATAATGAGCAATGTCCACGCTATTTCAAAGGCCTTCCCGATGATCGACGAGACAGACCGGTCCCTGTCGATCCTTCCCTGGGCCCATTCCTATGGGCAGACCATCGAGCTCAACTTTGGCTCCTCCCTGGGAGGCTCCACCGGGTTCGCGGAAAAGGCCTCCACCATAATCGATGATATCCTGTTGGTGCGGCCCACAATACTGGTGGCTGTGCCCAAGGTGTTCACGACCATATATACCGGGATACAGAGGAAGATAAATCAAAGAGCCTATCCAATACGGGCCCTCTTCGAAAGGGGACTCTCCGTGGCGCGGAGGAAGCGCCTCGGCGATAAGCGCCGGGGCTTTGTCGACAGGATGATGTTCAAGCTTGCCGATTCCCTTGTTTTCAAAAAGCTACGGCGCGGTTTCGGGGGGAACCTCAGGTTCTTCATCTCCTCCGGCGCATCATTGTCTTCCGACATTACCGGGTTCTTCTTCGATATAGGTTTGCCCGTGTACGAGGGGTGGGGCATGACGGAGCTCTCGCCGGCGGCGGCGATGAATTCCCCCCTCGGGTACAGGATAGGAAGCGTGGGCAGGGTCATCGACGGCGTCACGATCGGGATCGACAGGGCAACGACCGGACCGGAGAGCAGGGAAGGGGAGATCATCATCCACGGGCCCAATGTCATGAAGGGTTACCACAACAAGGCTAAAGCCACGGCCGAGACCCTTACCGCCGACGGCGGCCTCAGGACCGGCGACATGGGCTACCTGGACGATGACGGCTTTGTGTATATTACCGGCAGGATAAAGGAGCAGTTCAAGCTTGAGAACGGCAAGTTTGTCTCCCCGGTGAAGATCGAGGAGGAGATAAAGCTGAACCCTATCATCGACCAGGTCTTCGTGTACGGGCTGAACATGGCCCATAACGTGTGCCTTATCTATCCCAATACGGAGGAGCTTCTGAAGCTCGCCCGCGGCAACGGCTTCGCCGGAGGCGCCGACGATGCCATGAAAAGCGACATGGTCAGGGGCCTTATTGTTAAAACTATTGAAGAAGAGCTGGCTGATAAGGTCGGGTCCTACGAGATACCGAGGAACTGCCTGCTCCTCAGCGAAGGATTCACCCTGGAGAACTGCATGCTGACACAGTCCTTAAAATTGAAAAGAAACGAGATTATTAAGCGATACAAAGAAGAGATCGATTCGCTCTATACCAGACCGGCTTCATGCCGGGCCAACGAATGGCCGGATATTAAACTTGACTCCGTTCCGGTAAAGGTGTAA
- a CDS encoding type II toxin-antitoxin system Phd/YefM family antitoxin produces the protein MKAIPIAEAKAKLSQIVDRIEKYEGEIMITRNGHDVAVLMSPEEYEGLKETRAIKNDAEFIKEIKGSLKKYKKGASLYSLEDLFGK, from the coding sequence ATGAAGGCGATACCGATAGCGGAAGCAAAGGCCAAATTAAGCCAGATTGTCGACCGGATAGAGAAGTACGAAGGCGAGATAATGATAACCAGGAACGGCCATGATGTGGCGGTTTTGATGAGCCCCGAGGAATATGAAGGCTTGAAAGAGACTCGGGCCATTAAAAACGACGCTGAATTTATTAAAGAAATAAAGGGTTCCCTGAAAAAATATAAAAAGGGCGCGTCCCTGTACAGCCTTGAGGACCTTTTCGGAAAATAG
- a CDS encoding type II toxin-antitoxin system RelE/ParE family toxin, translating into MKRLRLTDDMRRFISKLHPYIKKKIKNGLAAVLEDPAIGKNLKEDLAGLKSLRVEKFRIIYKPEKSGTISVIAIGPRRTIYEETLKLLRKNRV; encoded by the coding sequence ATGAAGAGATTACGATTAACTGACGATATGAGGCGTTTTATATCGAAACTGCATCCTTATATAAAGAAAAAGATAAAAAACGGCCTTGCAGCTGTTCTGGAAGACCCGGCAATCGGAAAAAATCTCAAGGAAGACCTGGCCGGCCTTAAGAGTCTCCGCGTGGAGAAATTCCGGATAATTTACAAACCGGAAAAATCCGGTACCATCTCTGTGATCGCCATCGGCCCGCGCAGAACAATCTACGAAGAAACGCTGAAACTATTGAGGAAAAATCGGGTATAA
- a CDS encoding 1-acyl-sn-glycerol-3-phosphate acyltransferase: MFNRIISIAFLAFVAITSIPFFFVSLTLRITTYLFDRRLRLLHLWTCFWASLYTWIMPSWRIRTEGREKVRKGATYMIVSNHQSQLDILVAFRLFFHYKWVSKIEIFKVPLIGWNMSLNQYVKLKRGDKESIEQMMRDCEARLAEGSSVFFFPEGTRSPDGKIKSFKMGAFQLAHKMKLPILPIVVSGTNKALPKYSMNFHGKQKIIMKVFDEIPYDAFKDKTVEETAAMVRDFMIKNLAVLERYTEG; the protein is encoded by the coding sequence ATGTTTAACCGTATCATATCTATCGCGTTCCTGGCATTCGTGGCGATCACGTCCATACCTTTTTTCTTCGTCTCCCTCACTCTCAGGATAACTACCTATCTCTTTGACAGGCGTCTCAGGCTCCTCCATCTCTGGACTTGCTTCTGGGCGTCCCTCTACACCTGGATCATGCCCTCCTGGCGCATCAGGACCGAGGGGCGGGAGAAAGTGCGCAAAGGCGCCACGTACATGATCGTGTCGAACCACCAGTCGCAGCTGGACATCCTGGTGGCCTTCAGGCTCTTTTTCCATTACAAGTGGGTGTCGAAGATCGAGATCTTCAAGGTGCCCCTCATCGGGTGGAACATGTCCCTGAACCAGTACGTGAAGCTGAAGCGGGGCGACAAGGAGAGCATCGAGCAGATGATGAGGGACTGTGAGGCGCGCCTGGCCGAGGGGAGCTCCGTGTTCTTCTTCCCCGAGGGTACCCGCTCGCCCGACGGTAAGATCAAGTCCTTCAAGATGGGGGCGTTCCAGCTGGCCCACAAGATGAAGCTGCCCATCCTCCCCATCGTGGTCAGCGGCACCAACAAGGCCCTGCCCAAGTACAGCATGAACTTTCACGGCAAGCAGAAAATCATCATGAAGGTGTTCGACGAGATTCCCTATGACGCCTTCAAGGACAAGACCGTCGAGGAGACCGCGGCCATGGTGCGGGACTTCATGATCAAGAACCTGGCGGTCCTGGAGCGCTATACAGAGGGATAA
- a CDS encoding DUF362 domain-containing protein: MKEKAFFIPSAETADDRAMCASLEKLIAAENLLGFIAERDMVAIKTHFGEGKKTGHVPPLYLKMLGALARERKGSPFLTETQTLYKGNRTDAVSHLNHAQNQGYGYNHTGMPIIMADGLYGDEETEVPVPGKLYSSVKIASAVVKAPSLIMVSHFTGHLGTGFGCALKNMGMGCSSRKGKMVQHSTARPRIKAKACTKCGLCVHWCPVSAVAMTEQCAVIDSAKCIGCGQCLAVCRFDAVAYNWGATYEDLQKKVVEHAWGVARGKENKILCVNVLTRISKDCDCMTDYEPIVADIGIVVSRDPVAADAASLDLVERKAGKKLSDMAYDIPYRFQIDYAREIGFGSPDYELITAG; encoded by the coding sequence ATGAAGGAAAAAGCATTTTTCATTCCATCGGCCGAAACCGCTGACGACAGGGCGATGTGCGCCTCCCTGGAGAAGCTCATCGCAGCGGAAAACCTTCTCGGCTTCATAGCCGAAAGGGACATGGTGGCGATCAAGACCCATTTCGGCGAGGGGAAAAAGACCGGCCATGTGCCGCCCCTCTACCTGAAGATGCTGGGCGCCCTCGCCAGGGAGAGGAAGGGGAGCCCTTTTCTCACCGAGACGCAGACCCTCTACAAGGGAAACCGCACCGACGCGGTGTCCCACCTGAACCACGCCCAGAACCAGGGCTACGGGTATAATCACACCGGGATGCCCATCATCATGGCTGACGGCCTGTACGGCGACGAGGAGACGGAGGTGCCGGTCCCGGGCAAGCTTTACTCTTCAGTGAAGATCGCCTCCGCCGTTGTCAAGGCCCCCTCCCTGATAATGGTGTCCCATTTCACGGGACACCTGGGAACCGGCTTCGGCTGCGCTCTCAAGAACATGGGCATGGGGTGTTCCAGCAGGAAGGGGAAGATGGTACAGCACTCCACGGCCAGGCCGCGCATCAAGGCCAAGGCCTGCACGAAATGCGGCCTCTGCGTTCACTGGTGCCCCGTTTCCGCCGTGGCCATGACGGAACAGTGCGCCGTCATCGACAGCGCCAAATGCATCGGCTGCGGCCAGTGCCTGGCGGTGTGCCGCTTCGACGCCGTGGCCTATAATTGGGGCGCCACTTACGAAGACCTCCAGAAGAAGGTGGTGGAGCACGCCTGGGGCGTGGCCCGGGGCAAGGAGAACAAGATCCTCTGCGTCAATGTCCTCACCCGCATATCCAAGGATTGCGACTGCATGACCGATTATGAACCGATCGTGGCGGACATCGGCATCGTGGTGTCCCGCGACCCCGTCGCCGCCGACGCGGCGTCCCTCGACCTGGTTGAGCGGAAAGCGGGGAAAAAGCTTTCGGATATGGCCTATGACATACCGTACCGGTTCCAGATCGATTACGCCCGGGAGATCGGTTTCGGCAGCCCCGATTATGAGCTGATAACCGCGGGCTGA
- a CDS encoding TetR/AcrR family transcriptional regulator: MTKKKETIQPKQRILRAAKKEFSEQGFSGARMSGIARRASVNKALIHYYFTDKETLYMEVLRQIFRGDDSPGSIPEYLGKWDLTASQKLYLIIYFIVNIYLRAMDPEAMRIIFWELAEGKRYLESLIMEYDIPRKKVLTAVMEEGFATGEFESDYPTLAAMNITTFISFYVINREFYKGKPLFKEMYGDIDEKDVFGYVLEYVFKSLTPRGKHYKVPDLPEELKVILEDLLKYLIEKKNERINEEVFRRIESYLKK, translated from the coding sequence ATGACGAAAAAAAAGGAAACGATCCAGCCGAAGCAGAGGATTCTTCGGGCAGCCAAAAAGGAGTTCTCGGAGCAGGGATTCAGCGGCGCCCGCATGTCCGGCATAGCAAGGCGGGCCTCGGTGAACAAGGCCCTTATCCACTACTATTTCACGGACAAGGAGACCCTGTACATGGAGGTGCTGAGACAGATATTCAGGGGCGACGACTCCCCGGGATCCATCCCTGAATACCTTGGCAAATGGGACCTGACCGCATCCCAAAAACTCTATCTTATCATTTATTTTATCGTGAACATCTACCTGAGGGCGATGGACCCCGAGGCGATGCGCATCATCTTCTGGGAGCTCGCGGAAGGGAAGCGCTACCTCGAGTCACTGATCATGGAGTACGACATACCCCGCAAGAAGGTTCTCACTGCCGTGATGGAAGAAGGCTTTGCCACGGGCGAGTTCGAATCGGACTACCCGACCCTGGCGGCCATGAACATAACGACATTTATTTCTTTTTACGTGATAAACAGGGAGTTTTACAAGGGGAAGCCTTTATTCAAGGAGATGTACGGGGACATCGACGAAAAGGACGTGTTCGGCTACGTACTCGAGTACGTGTTCAAGTCCCTTACGCCGCGGGGAAAGCACTACAAGGTCCCGGACCTGCCCGAGGAGCTGAAAGTCATTCTGGAAGACCTGCTCAAATACCTTATTGAAAAAAAGAATGAACGGATCAACGAGGAAGTCTTCCGTCGCATAGAATCTTATCTTAAGAAATGA
- a CDS encoding TolC family protein, which yields MKRVVKHTAIICMVAGLAFTAGAQEVKVNKDGAATKDEIPGVVIDAKARAAREARPIKVEMAEEPALVLGAMKITLSQAIVWAVKQNYDVLAVSYEVAMLDTQYNQFMKRFATYLSAEGGVAYSRNVPSQKTFAGTDVTQAKVNATVAHKFMSGTTVAGGVEYEYDAMNRSSSLTSSLFSSMYGPSHPHKPGIFISVQQELLKNAFGINDRMTRDILKNESKKQKDRIVFQLSLIIVQVIGEYWTTVMNKVSLENAEMLVRETKKVRDMTARNAAYGLADDYTLGMYNSMLAGAEAKLAMARQRYRESLRAFLSTINMDENIDVTGTAVFTNKYPAINIEEALKTAYQKRADYINAVRDLESAKAGLRIAENNSLPSLVASINGRLTSENNSFSDAFTKDLGQFKYPQVQGKLMLTHPLGDNDLYIQERNARFRIKQAQIQLDKYKRTVKDDILNAADNIETSYRLYQKASEARKQSEIFYRGMLRDLGLGRLNSAVVKNAVDALIQSREGELQALVGYNISLLMFDVSRNILFEKYGIDVEQYIPKDIKK from the coding sequence ATGAAAAGAGTAGTGAAACATACGGCGATCATCTGCATGGTGGCTGGCCTGGCCTTTACGGCCGGGGCCCAGGAAGTGAAGGTCAATAAGGATGGCGCCGCTACAAAAGATGAAATTCCCGGCGTTGTCATCGACGCCAAGGCCCGGGCGGCCCGGGAGGCGCGGCCGATCAAGGTGGAAATGGCGGAGGAGCCGGCCCTGGTGCTGGGCGCCATGAAGATAACCCTGAGCCAGGCCATCGTATGGGCCGTGAAGCAGAACTATGACGTGCTGGCCGTGAGCTACGAGGTGGCAATGCTCGATACGCAGTATAACCAGTTCATGAAGAGGTTCGCGACCTACCTGTCCGCCGAGGGCGGGGTCGCCTATTCGAGGAACGTCCCTTCCCAGAAGACCTTTGCCGGTACTGACGTGACCCAGGCCAAGGTGAACGCCACCGTTGCGCATAAGTTCATGTCCGGGACCACGGTGGCCGGCGGCGTGGAATACGAGTATGACGCGATGAACCGCTCCAGTAGCCTTACCAGCTCCCTTTTTTCCAGCATGTACGGTCCGTCGCACCCGCACAAGCCGGGCATATTCATCTCGGTCCAGCAGGAGCTCCTGAAGAACGCCTTCGGCATCAACGACCGGATGACCCGGGACATCCTCAAGAACGAATCGAAGAAGCAGAAGGACCGGATCGTCTTCCAGCTCTCCCTTATCATCGTGCAGGTCATCGGCGAGTATTGGACCACGGTGATGAACAAGGTCTCCCTGGAGAACGCCGAGATGCTGGTCCGGGAGACGAAGAAGGTCCGGGACATGACGGCACGCAACGCCGCCTACGGCCTTGCCGACGACTATACCCTGGGCATGTACAACTCGATGCTCGCCGGGGCGGAGGCGAAGCTGGCCATGGCGCGGCAGAGATACCGGGAATCCCTGCGGGCCTTCCTCTCCACCATCAACATGGACGAGAACATTGACGTGACCGGAACCGCGGTCTTCACGAATAAGTACCCGGCCATCAATATCGAAGAGGCCCTGAAGACGGCATACCAGAAGCGGGCCGATTACATTAACGCGGTACGGGACCTGGAAAGCGCCAAGGCAGGGCTCAGGATCGCGGAGAACAATTCCCTGCCGTCGCTGGTCGCTTCCATCAACGGAAGGCTCACGTCGGAGAACAACAGCTTTTCCGACGCCTTCACGAAGGACCTCGGCCAGTTCAAGTATCCCCAGGTGCAGGGAAAGCTCATGCTGACCCATCCCCTGGGCGACAATGACCTCTACATCCAGGAGCGTAACGCGCGCTTCAGGATCAAGCAGGCCCAGATCCAGCTGGACAAGTATAAGCGCACCGTCAAGGACGACATCCTGAACGCGGCCGACAATATAGAAACCAGCTACCGGCTCTACCAGAAGGCGTCGGAGGCGCGCAAGCAGTCCGAGATATTCTACCGCGGCATGCTCCGCGACCTCGGCCTCGGCCGGCTTAATTCCGCCGTGGTGAAAAACGCCGTGGACGCCCTGATTCAAAGCCGCGAAGGGGAGCTGCAGGCCCTGGTGGGATACAATATCTCGCTCCTGATGTTCGATGTGTCCCGGAACATCCTGTTTGAAAAATACGGCATCGACGTCGAGCAGTATATTCCCAAGGACATAAAGAAGTAA
- a CDS encoding PAS domain S-box protein: MKIHKNLKGLIQKQFGGIKDIPVGLRDFVKAVNEKYTRHSEILDQYRSMIESIEEGYYEVDLDGRFIFVNSAFCALLGYSIDEIIGKSFRELVLPEMHNRMFMLFHKVFATGVSEKIVQGSFVRKDGIIRHAEGSVALRLDPEGRTIGFGGIIRDVTEKRAMEEALRQSEQKWRVLYNNIPGGSILLDADRTISDVNRITCGITGYGYDELIGEECGIICPENPETCTCPVIKGNLEKIDNAETMLKTKDGRLIPIIKSAQRIRGNEGEAVLVNFHDISRMKEVEEALRTSEENLRKRNQAIEDDIKTAQRIQRAILSTTIPSFEWIRADYRYLPLEAVGGDYFSFIQLREGGLGVFVGDVSSHGVSAALHLSLVKATSERVCRVMALKPADFITTLNDELFGNMPLSFLTAVYGVFTTSGPGEARFTFSSAGHPHPIVVRAGGGAGYLNCKGTIIGMFEELEFHEKSVSLAKGDRIFLYTDGIPETVNENKESVSYDRLPELVLSCNAGTLEATLDNIIGEINRFRGKVDLNDDIVLLGFEYLGT, encoded by the coding sequence ATGAAGATCCACAAGAATCTGAAGGGCCTCATACAAAAGCAGTTCGGAGGCATAAAGGATATCCCCGTCGGGCTCCGTGATTTCGTGAAAGCCGTCAATGAAAAGTACACCCGCCACAGCGAGATACTGGACCAGTACCGCTCTATGATCGAGTCTATCGAGGAGGGTTACTATGAGGTCGATCTGGACGGGCGATTCATCTTTGTCAATTCGGCCTTTTGCGCGCTGTTGGGGTATTCCATTGACGAGATCATCGGCAAGAGCTTCAGGGAGCTTGTTCTGCCTGAAATGCACAACAGGATGTTCATGCTTTTCCACAAGGTCTTTGCCACGGGCGTTTCAGAGAAGATCGTGCAGGGCAGCTTTGTCCGCAAAGACGGCATCATCCGCCATGCCGAAGGTTCCGTGGCATTGCGCCTGGACCCGGAGGGGAGAACGATCGGCTTCGGCGGGATCATCCGCGACGTGACCGAGAAGAGGGCCATGGAAGAGGCCCTGCGCCAGAGCGAACAGAAGTGGCGCGTCCTGTACAACAACATCCCCGGAGGGAGCATCCTCCTCGACGCGGACCGGACCATTTCCGACGTGAACCGCATCACCTGCGGCATCACCGGGTACGGCTACGATGAGCTGATCGGGGAGGAGTGCGGCATTATCTGCCCCGAGAACCCGGAGACCTGCACCTGCCCTGTCATCAAGGGGAACCTGGAAAAGATCGATAACGCGGAGACCATGCTGAAAACCAAGGACGGCAGGCTGATCCCCATAATAAAGAGCGCCCAGCGCATCAGGGGGAACGAGGGCGAGGCGGTCCTGGTGAACTTTCACGACATATCCCGGATGAAGGAAGTGGAGGAGGCGCTGCGCACCAGCGAGGAAAATTTACGGAAGCGCAACCAGGCGATAGAGGACGATATCAAGACGGCCCAGCGGATCCAGCGGGCCATCCTCTCCACGACGATCCCTTCCTTCGAATGGATACGGGCCGATTACCGGTACCTTCCCCTGGAGGCCGTGGGGGGCGATTACTTTTCCTTCATACAGCTCCGCGAGGGCGGCCTGGGGGTCTTCGTCGGCGACGTGTCGAGCCACGGCGTTTCCGCCGCGCTGCACCTGTCGCTGGTGAAGGCGACCTCGGAGCGCGTGTGCCGGGTTATGGCCCTGAAGCCGGCCGACTTCATCACCACTCTCAACGATGAGCTCTTCGGCAACATGCCCCTGAGCTTCCTCACCGCCGTCTATGGCGTGTTCACCACGAGCGGCCCGGGAGAGGCCCGCTTCACCTTCAGCTCGGCCGGTCATCCCCACCCGATCGTGGTCCGCGCCGGCGGCGGCGCCGGGTACCTGAACTGCAAGGGGACCATCATCGGCATGTTCGAGGAGCTGGAATTCCATGAAAAAAGCGTTTCCCTCGCAAAGGGAGACAGAATTTTCCTTTACACCGACGGCATTCCTGAGACCGTGAACGAGAACAAGGAGAGCGTCAGCTACGACCGGCTGCCGGAGCTGGTTCTTTCCTGCAACGCCGGGACTCTGGAGGCGACCCTCGATAACATCATCGGGGAGATCAACCGTTTCAGGGGGAAGGTTGATCTGAATGACGATATAGTTCTGCTGGGATTCGAGTATCTCGGCACGTGA
- a CDS encoding FecR domain-containing protein — MMRQCACAMIMMAAVLFGSCAKDAEPLRGVVDFIAGDVALLSGERSAPARAGDVLTEGMKLRTAANSYARISIGGDTLQIYEKTLIDFTALTRLVKQERTTMEMTVEKGTVLCRVFLKVNKGDSFRVSSSTMVAAVRGTEFLYGVENGRGVVACSRGSVTVRRAGSDGEIVIGENQMVTIDSGEKMATEPIPRGYAYRDFSFGKNSYEKGEAAPGKDTAMRTGSRRDRAPRGADSADAAVKQDKTASEASEKKGAADAMKKEGAAKKKAAGTDADKTPPRKQGDAAANAKKNPAGSKEGKSAADTTRPDGAKKDAGKSGTAVDKKQESGVKDSGKTDAAESESGANKKTTRTVTGKERRPGSFLEKPRVDEPEAK; from the coding sequence ATGATGAGACAATGCGCCTGTGCGATGATTATGATGGCGGCGGTGCTTTTCGGGAGCTGCGCAAAGGACGCCGAGCCCCTGAGGGGCGTCGTCGATTTTATCGCCGGGGACGTGGCGCTTCTCTCCGGCGAACGGAGCGCCCCGGCGCGGGCGGGAGACGTCCTGACCGAGGGCATGAAGCTCCGGACGGCGGCGAATTCCTATGCGCGGATAAGCATAGGCGGCGACACACTCCAGATATACGAAAAGACCCTGATAGATTTTACGGCTCTTACGCGCCTTGTGAAGCAAGAGCGCACCACCATGGAGATGACCGTGGAAAAAGGGACCGTTCTGTGCAGGGTCTTCCTGAAGGTCAACAAGGGCGATTCGTTCCGCGTGTCGTCGTCGACGATGGTCGCAGCGGTCCGGGGCACCGAGTTCCTGTACGGAGTTGAGAACGGCCGGGGCGTGGTGGCCTGTTCCCGGGGATCCGTAACGGTCCGCCGCGCCGGAAGCGACGGGGAGATCGTCATCGGGGAAAACCAGATGGTCACCATCGATAGCGGTGAAAAGATGGCTACGGAGCCGATCCCCCGCGGCTATGCCTACAGGGACTTTTCTTTCGGGAAAAATTCGTACGAGAAAGGGGAGGCCGCTCCCGGCAAGGACACTGCGATGCGGACCGGATCGAGGCGGGACCGGGCGCCCCGGGGGGCGGACAGCGCGGATGCAGCCGTGAAACAGGATAAAACCGCGTCCGAAGCGTCCGAAAAGAAAGGCGCGGCGGATGCCATGAAAAAGGAAGGAGCCGCGAAGAAAAAAGCCGCCGGTACCGACGCGGACAAGACCCCGCCACGAAAACAGGGGGATGCCGCCGCCAATGCAAAGAAAAACCCGGCCGGCTCAAAAGAGGGGAAGAGCGCCGCGGACACGACAAGGCCTGACGGAGCCAAAAAGGACGCAGGGAAATCCGGGACAGCTGTCGACAAAAAACAGGAGAGCGGCGTTAAGGATTCGGGGAAGACCGATGCCGCCGAATCGGAATCCGGTGCGAATAAAAAGACGACGCGGACCGTGACCGGGAAGGAACGGCGGCCGGGCAGCTTCCTGGAAAAGCCCCGGGTGGATGAGCCGGAGGCGAAATGA